A single genomic interval of Penicillium psychrofluorescens genome assembly, chromosome: 2 harbors:
- a CDS encoding uncharacterized protein (ID:PFLUO_002353-T1.cds;~source:funannotate), which yields MDEKLAEKPGSSDPPRYSTSEVPASTLIKPQARIPYDSNVTFEEYNYYAQKTREEEETLEAPVMDIRRLLRKKHEGEQDVVPTTHLTEEDFTNPERRILITDEEWLNASRSARSAGWGACFYLITTDILGPYGSGFAMGTLGWGPGIAFYTVFGLMVGYSGYLIWRVFCGVDSHQFPAKNYGDLGFRTWGRGGRYVTNVLQGLSLLLLVGQVTLQFGQNISQMSKFKLCYAVCPAIFAIAGFFITQIRTLRAYGWVANLCVWLNIFVIFMTMGVLANSEPNYSVAGLGSSGASVDPASITKVNGTYPPVMHYTNIPPDGLVGSINGMLNGVLAYAGAQLFVEFMAEMKRPRDFIKAMWLAQAFIYSLYLTYGCVIYHFQGQYSYAPAYQGISVYSWQTVGNMITLIAALIAGGLYGNIGIKVVYNNILLDILKAPPLTTRRGKIIYGLLVPVWWIIAFIIAAAIPDYFGFVSVMSASLLLNLSYTLPPLFALGFDVQKNAVQVEQGEGFDPITGQVNRNATGVKRWIRGFFAGGLFQVSINIWHVIYFLASLSMCGLGMYGAVSG from the exons ATGGACGAAAAGCTGGCCGAAAAGCCAGGGTCCTCCGACCCTCCTCGGTATAGCACTTCTGAGGTGCCGGCGAGCACGCTCATCAAACCGCAAGCCCGCATTCCATACGATTCGAATGTCACGTTCGAGGAGTACAACTACTATGCGCAGAAGACCagagaagaggaggagactCTGGAGGCTCCCGTCATGGATATACGCCGGCTGCTCAGGAAGAAGCACGAGGGTGAGCAAGATGTCGTGCCCACCACCCACCTGACGGAGGAGGATTTCACCAACCCCGAGAGGAGAATTCTTATCACGGATGAAGAGTGGCTCAATGCAAGCCGTTCGGCCAGGTCCGCTGGATGGGGTGCTT GCTTCTATTTGATTACAACTGACATCCTGGGACCGTATGGATCTGGTTTCGCAATGGGAACATTGGGGTGGGGACCAG GCATCGCGTTCTACACGGTTTTCGGCTTGATGGTCGGTTACTCTGGGTATCTCATCTGGCGCGTCTTCTGTGGTGTCGACAGCCATCAATTCCCGGCCAAGAACTATGGCGATCTTGGTTTTAGGACGTGGGGCCGCGGTGGTCGCTACGTGACCAACGTCTTACAGGGTCTTTCATTGCTCCTGCTGGTGGGCCAGGTCACACTCCAATTTGGCCAAAACATTTCTCAGATGTCGAAGTTCAAGCTGTGCTACGCCGTCTGCccggccatcttcgccattgcaggcttcttcatcacgcaGATCCGGACTCTTAGAGCGTATGGATGGGTCGCAAACCTTTGCGTGTGGCTCAACATCTTCGTCATTTTTATGACCATGGGTGTTCTGGCGAATTCCGAGCCGAACTACTCTGTCGCGGGGTTAGGATCATCAGGTGCATCGGTAGATCCAGCGAGTATCACGAAAGTGAACGGGACATACCCTCCCGTTATGCACTACACCAATATCCCCCCCGACGGCCTTGTTGGCTCAATCAACGGCATGCTAAACGGAGTGCTCGCATATGCGGGGGCCCAGCTGTTTGTGGAGTTCATGGCTGAGATGAAGCGCCCTCGCGACTTTATTAAAGCCATGTGGCTTGCACAGGCCTTCATCTACAGCCTTTATCTCACCTACGGTTGTGTCATCTATCATTTCCAAGGACAGTATTCCTACGCTCCGGCCTACCAAGGTATCAGTGTCTACTCATGGCAAACTGTCGGAAACATGATCACGTTGATTGCTgctctcatcgccggcggTCTTTATGGCAACATTGGTATCAAAGTCGTCTACAACAACATCTTGCTTGATATATTGAAAGCACCACCGCTTACAACCCGGCGTGGCAAGATCATCTACGGCCTCTTGGTTCCGGTCTGGTGGATCATTGCGTTTATCATTGCCGCTGCTATTCCGGATTACTTCGGCTTTGTTAGTGTCATGTCTGCATCGCTGCTCCTGAATCTGTCCTACACGCTGCCTCCTTTGTTTGCGCTGGGCTTCGATGTCCAGAAAAACGCAGTCCAAGTGGAACAGGGCGAAGGATTTGACCCAATTACAGGGCAAGTCAACAGAAATGCAACTGGTGTCAAGAGATGGATCCGCGGCTTTTTCGCTGGCGGTCTATTTCAAGTCTCAATTAACATTTGGCACGTCATCTACTTTTTGGCTTCATTGTCTATGTGCGGACTGGGGATGTATGGGGCTGTCTCTGGTTAG
- a CDS encoding uncharacterized protein (ID:PFLUO_002354-T1.cds;~source:funannotate), protein MLSFLSTHIAIALALGAASALPSPASNVPRSRTATQAAYIDVSVATLWTDSSKPRAIDQLALTNPARIEQWLNSMNVSQYLDLTTDSRTQTQALYGARVDILDEKNGWYEIAVPGEPTPKNNLGYPGWVPSAQVSFDTGYGRLQSSKPFALIDKVATTAIYRDAQMKSKFIEISYDTRLPVLGHTGEAIQVAVPSGGSAYLPAHEATVYDSESEIPYPSKLSLVNAAKLFVGRPYLWGGASGFAFDCSGFTHTLYHAHGITIPRDADAQADFTGHGVRVSKAQLEAGDLIFYASNQSDPSTIYHVAMYVGNGEMAEAYDAGTPVRFTSVRLSEDYWGAERFLK, encoded by the coding sequence ATGTTATCATTTTTGTCCACACATATTGCAATTGCACTTGCTCTGGGTGCTGCTTCTGCACTCCCCAGCCCGGCGTCGAATGTTCCCCGCTCCCGCACAGCCACCCAGGCTGCCTACATCGATGTATCTGTCGCAACATTATGGACCGATTCCAGCAAACCGCGCGCCATAGACCAGCTGGCCCTGACGAACCCGGCGCGTATCGAGCAATGGCTGAATTCCATGAATGTTTCACAGTACCTCGATCTCACCACTGACAGCCGCACCCAAACCCAGGCATTGTATGGCGCCCGAGTTGATATCCtcgacgagaagaatggCTGGTACGAAATTGCTGTCCCTGGAGAGCCCACCCCAAAGAACAACCTTGGCTACCCCGGCTGGGTCCCTTCTGCTCAGGTGTCCTTCGACACCGGCTATGGTCGGCTGCAGTCGAGCAAACCATTTGCACTGATTGACAAGGTCGCGACTACTGCCATCTATCGAGATGCCCAGATGAAATCAAAGTTCATTGAAATCAGCTATGACACCAGACTGCCAGTCCTCGGCCATACCGGGGAAGCCATCCAGGTCGCAGTTCCTAGCGGTGGCTCAGCTTACTTGCCAGCACACGAGGCAACTGTCTATGACTCTGAGTCTGAAATTCCATATCCATCCAAGCTGAGTCTGGTGAATGCGGCGAAGCTGTTCGTCGGTCGACCGTATCTATGGGGCGGCGCATCAGGCTTCGCTTTTGACTGCTCTGGGTTCACCCACACCCTCTACCATGCGCATGGCATCACCATTCCCCGGGACGCCGATGCTCAGGCAGATTTTACTGGTCATGGCGTACGAGTTTCCAAGGCGCAGCTGGAAGCGGGCGACCTTATCTTCTACGCGAGCAACCAAAGCGATCCAAGTACCATCTATCATGTGGCGATGTATGTAGGCAATGGAGAGATGGCGGAGGCTTACGATGCTGGTACTCCGGTGAGGTTCACATCTGTGCGCCTCAGCGAGGACTATTGGGGCGCTGAGCGGTTTCTGAAATAA
- a CDS encoding uncharacterized protein (ID:PFLUO_002352-T1.cds;~source:funannotate), whose protein sequence is MGSAEIDWRQKVANKRETCCEAIPKEWRLSDELKSTFQYPLSENKNDFVGNETIRKSGILTEQELTITEDYTVSQLLAALSQGTLSALEVTLAFSKRAAIAQQLVSCLTETMFTQARERAQWLDEQKAQGKTVGPLHGLPVSIKDSFHVNGTQATIGMVAFLDETSTTNSPLVDLLLKLGAVIYVKTNVPQTMMTCECENNVFGRTLNPRNTLLGPGGSSGGEGALVALRGSPLGVGTDVGGSIRIPALCCGTYGFRPSTGRIPNGGTRICTTSGLKFILSCAGPLAMDMDALEIFCREVIDGQPALYDSTVIDVPWRRIASKPTLRIGVLPESLVYPLHPPVKRVLGEAARVLEAQGHEIITLDAAECHFEEINEVAWNLFGLDPNAAQLIAAAGEPFAPAILYMKQQAEALQQVQKSTLGNIEGLDRMGKLALLNTRRAGFREVWRKMWLRLNLDICLAPGAQGTAVPHDKYGLSPYTCLLNFLDYPSCIIPYGKAGEADANSTFELHSGQAAPPYDFKTLQGAPCAIQVFTPTMRDEECLEMTKTIDNCLKH, encoded by the exons ATGGGGTCAGCCGAGATCGACTGGCGCCAGAAGGTAGCCAATAAACGAGAGACATGCTGTGAAGCCATACCGAAAGAATGGAGACTCTCGGATGAGTTGAAATCCACCTTCCAATATCCACTGTCAGAGAACAAAAACGACTTTGTTGGCAACGAGACAATTCGCAAATCTGGTATCTTGACCGAACAAGAGTTGACTATCACTGAAGATTACACGGTGTCTCAACTTCTGGCAGCACTCAGTCAAGGTACACTGTCCGCTTTGGAAGTCACACTCGCGTTTTCCAAACGCGCTGCTATTGCGCAACAATTG GTGTCATGCCTTACAGAGACGATGTTCACCCAAGCCAGAGAAAGAGCCCAATGGCTCGATGAGCAAAAGGCACAGGGCAAGACAGTTGGACCGCTCCATGGTCTTCCGGTGAGCATCAAAGACTCTTTCCATGTCAATGGCACTCAGGCAACCATTGGAATGGTTGCTTTTCTCGATGAGACCTCGACGACCAATTCACCTTTGGTTGATCTTCTCTTGAAACTGGGAGCCGTGATCTATGTGAAAACAAACGTGCCTCAGACAATGATG ACCTGCGAGTGTGAAAACAATGTTTTCGGGCGTACTTTAAACCCACGGAACACGTTGCTTGGTCCAGGAGGATCCAGTGGTGGCGAAGGTGCTTTGGTGGCTCTCCGAGGCTCACCTTTGGGTGTGGGAACTGATGTTGGCG GCTCGATCAGAATCCCTGCTTTGTGCTGTGGAACATACGGTTTCCGTCCCAGTACCGGCCGGATTCCCAACGGAGGTACGAGAATCTGCACAACCAGCGGCCTGAAGTTTATACTGTCCTGTGCTGGGCCGCTCGCCATGGATATGGATGCCCTGGAGATCTTCTGCCGAGAAGTTATTGATGGACAGCCTGCCCTATATGACTCCACCGTTATTGATGTGCCCTGGCGACGAATTGCGTCCAAACCGACCCTCCGAATTGGAGTTTTGCCCGAGAGTCTGGTGTATCCTCTCCATCCGCCTGTCAAACGAGTGTTGGGCGAAGCAGCCCGCGTCTTGGAAGCGCAGGGTCATGAAATAATTACCCTGGATGCAGCTGAGTGTCACTTCGAAGAGATCAACGAGGTAGCTTGGAACCTCTTTGGCCTGGACCCTAACGCTGCTCAACTGatcgcggcggcgggtgaGCCTTTCGCGCCTGCAATCTTGTATATGAAGCAGCAGGCAGAAGCACTGCAACAGGTCCAGAAAAGCACCCTGGGAAACATTGAAGGCCTGGACCGTATGGGCAAACTAGCGCTTCTAAACACCCGACGAGCAGGGTTTCGAGAGGTTTGGAGGAAGATGTGGCTGCGACTTAACCTGGACATTTGTTTGGCACCAGGCGCGCAGGGGACGGCTGTTCCTCATGACAAGTATGGCTTGTCACCATATACCTGTTTGCTGAATTTTCTTGAT TATCCCTCGTGCATTATTCCTTACGGGAAAGCAGGAGAGGCAGATGCGAACTCTACTTTCGAACTTCATTCGGGCCAGGCTGCACCACCAT ATGATTTTAAAACCCTTCAAGGCGCGCCGTGTGCAATCCAGGTTTTCACTCCGACCATGCGAGATGAAGAGTGTCTTGAAATGACCAAGACAATCGATAACTGTCTCAAACACTAG